The nucleotide sequence CACTGCCGTTACCAGGGTCGTATCCGGTGAATCCCTGAGTCAGGTTCTGCCTGATCTGCAGGAAACCTTGCCAAAAAAAGATCAGGCTCTATTGGCCGAACTCTGTTACGGCACACTGCGTTACTACTTCCGCCTCAGTGCCTGGCTGAACAAGCTGGTTGATAAACCGCTCAAAAAGAAAGAGCAGGTGATACACAGCCTGATTCTGGTGGGATTGTACCAACTGTTCTACACCCGCATTCCGGCACACGCCGCCATCGGAGAAACCGTTCAGGTGACGCGCAGCATGGGCAAAGCCTGGGCGAGAGGGCTGGTTAATGGTGTTCTGCGTAATGCCCAGCGTAATAGTGACGAGTTGAACGATCTGGACGATCAGGACAGCGATCATTTCGATGAAATCTGCGCCAACGCCCATCCGGCATGGTTAATCGGTAAGTTGAAAAAAGGCTGGCCAGAACACTGGCAGGGTATTCTCAAGGCGAACAACAGCCAGCCCCCCATGACTCTGCGGGTCAATCAGAAACACCTGTCCCGTGATCGCTATCTGAAAAAGTTGCTGGATCATTGCATTCAGGCTTCACCGTCCACTACTGCTCCCCAGGCCATCACTCTGGCGAAGCCAGTGCCTGTGGATGAGCTGCCAGGCTTTGCTGAGGGCTGGGTTAGCGTTCAGGATGAATCTGCGCAACTGGCTGGTGTCTTGATTGATACAAAATCTGGCGAAAAGGTTCTCGACGCCTGCTGTGCTCCGGGAGGTAAAACCTGCCACCTGCTTGAGTTAAACGACGGTATAAAGCTTGATGCACTGGATGTGGATAACAAGCGACTGGCAAGGGTTCAGGAAAACCTTGATCGTATCGGCTTATCCGCCCGCCTGATGCATGGCGATGGTACACAGCCTGAGCAGTGGTGGGACAATCAACTGTACGACCATATTCTGCTGGATGCTCCCTGTTCAGCAACAGGTGTTATACGTCGTCACCCTGACATCAAGCTACTGCGTCAACCAGAAGACATTGATGCACTGGCCCGGTTACAACAACGCATTCTCAATACCATGTGGACATTGCTGAAACCGGGCGGCACTCTGTTATACGCCACCTGTTCAGTCATGCCGGCAGAAAACAGCAAACAGGTTGAAGCATTTCTGAGCAGCCACCCGGACGCCTGCCTGCAAACCATTGAAGGTCACTGGGGTCATGACACCGGGTTTGGACGACAGATTTTTCCCGGCAGCGGGGACGGATTCTTTTACAGCCTGATTAAAAAACAGGCACAGGGCAGTTAAGGATACTGATGCATGAAGATTATCATTCTTGGGGCAGGTCAGGTCGGTGGTACTCTCGCTGAAAACCTTGCCAGCGAGGAAAACGATATAACGGTGGTCGATACCAATGGTGAACGACTCCGGGAGCTGCAGGACAGAATTGATATTCGAACCATACAGGGAATGGCATCCTTCCCCTCAGTGCTCAAGCAGGCCGGGGCTGATGAAGCGGATATGCTGGTTGCCGTCACCAACAGTGACGAAGTCAACATGATCTCATGCCAGATTGCCTACACCATGTTTCATACACCTGCCAAAATTGCCCGAATCCGACAGGCAGCGTATCTGAGCAGAGACAACCTGTTTGGTGACGATGCTCTGCCGGTAGACGTCCTGATCAGTCCGGAGCAAGTGGTGACTAACTACATCAGACGCTTACTGGAACGCCCCGGGGCTTTGCAGGTTCTGGATTTTGCCGGAGGGCGCGCCCAGCTTGTGGCTATGAAAGCATACTACGGCGGTCCGCTGGTTGGTCAGGAGCTGCGCTATCTGAAAGAGCATATGCCAAACGTCGAGAGTCGTGTGGCTGCCATTTTCCGCCGGGGTCAGCCGATTATGCCCAAGGGGACAACGGTTCTGGAAGCAGACGATGAAGTCTTTTTTATTGCCGACCGTCGTCATATTCGTGATGTGATGAGCGAGATGCAGCGTCTGGATGACGATTACAAACGTATTATTATTGCCGGGGGCGGCAATATCGGTTTGCGGCTGGCGCAATCGGCGGAAAATGATTATAAGGTTAAAATCATTGAGCGCAGTATGTCACGCTGCCAGTTCCTGTCGGAAACGCTGACCAAGGCCATGGTTTTTAACGGCAATGCTTCCGATAAAGAGTTACTGATCGCAGAGAATATTGAAGAAACGGATGTATTCTGCGCTCTGACCAACGATGACGAAGCCAACGTTATGGCGGCCATGCTTGCCAAAAGGCTCGGTGCCCGCAAGGTGATGGCACTGATCAACAACCCTGCCTACGTTGACCTGGTACAGGGGGGTGAAATTGATATTGCGCTGTCACCTCAGCTGGCGACAATTGGCAGCCTGTTGAAACATGTTCGCAAAGGTGATGTGGTCAACGTACACTCTCTGCGTCGTGGCGCCGCAGAGGCAATGGAAGCCATTGCCCATGGCGATGAAAGTTCTTCAAAGGTAGTAGGGCGCACCGTTCAGGAAGTAGAGCTGCCGCCTGGCACCACCATTGGCGCGATTGTCCGTAACGATGAGGTGTTGATTGCACATGACACGACTCGCATTGAGTCCGGCGATCATATTATTCTGTTCCTGACCAATAAAAAACGCATCCACGAAGTGGAACGACTTTTTCAGGTGGGTCTGGGATTTTTCTGACTTTTAGCACAATACCGGGGCATTGAAACGTTCAATGCCCCGGGCCTGATAAAAAAGGAGCACTGACTCCACTCAGGCCTTTGCATGGCAGCAAGAAAAACAAAAACAGGGGTTGTATGCAATTCACAGTGGTCCTGCCCGTTCTGGGCTTCCTATTGATGGTATTCAGTCTGTCGAATATCCCGCCCATGATAGTCGCCTTAATCTATGGCGAGACTGAGATTTCAATCTTTACCTTCACATTCTTCCTGACTTTGCTTGGCGGGCTGTCCATGTGGCTTCCCTACAGGAAGATACAGGGCAATATGAGAATCCGGGACGGTTTTGTCATTACGGTGCTGTTCTGGCTGGTTCTTGGACTGGTTGGCTCTTTGCCTTTTCTGATGATGAAAGTGCCTTCGTTGTCAGTGACTGATGCGATCTTTGAATCCATGTCAGGGCTGACCACCACCGGAGCGACCATTCTCACCGGGCTCGACGATATGCCACGTTCGATCCTGTTTTATCGCCAGCAGCTCCAGTGGTTTGGCGGGATGGGAATCATCGTTCTTGCCGTCGCCATCATGCCAATGCTGGGCATTGGCGGCATGCAGCTGTATCGCACGGAAACCCCCGGGCCAGTAAAAGACACCAAGCTGACACCTCGTATCAAGGAAACCGCCAAAGCACTCTGGAAGCTTTATGTCGCCTTAACCGTCACCTGCGCCATTGGCTATAAGCTGGCAGGCATGGACTGGTTCGATGCCATCAGCCACAGTTTCTCAACCGTTGCCATCGGTGGCTTCTCAACCCACGATGCCAGTATTGGTTATTTCCAGTCACCCCTGATTAATGGAATGACCACTGTCTTCATGTTTGTTGCGGGTATTAATTTTGCCCTGCATTTCTTTGCCTGGCGCAACAAAACCCTCTCCCATTATCCAGGGGACTCGGAAACCAAAGGGTATGTACTGATCCTCTTAACCGTTGCCCTGATTACGGTGCTGACCCTGTATCTGTCGGATACTTATAGTCTCTGGAAAGCGGTTGAGTACGGTGTCTTTGAAGTGGTGTCAATTGCCACAACAACCGGTTATTCAAGCGCCGGTTTCTCAATCTGGCCTACCTTTCTGCCACTGTTGCTGTTTATTAACAGTTTTGTTGGGGGATGTTCCGGTTCAACAGCGGGCGGCATGAAAGTGGTGCGCATCATGCTCATCTTCAAACAGGGCATTCGGGAGTTACATCGCCTGGTTCATCCTAACGCAATTATTACGATCAAACTGGGTGGACAGCCGGTACACAGCCGGACAGGTGAGGCAGTCTGGGGATTTTTTGCGACTTATGTATTTCTGCTGGTTGTCATGTTTCTGCTGTTGATGGCAACGGGGCTGGATATTGTAACCGCCTTTTCTACAGTAGCTTCCTGCATGAACAACCTGGGTCCGGCGCTTGGCGAAGCAGCTGGCAACTATGAAAGTCTGCCCGATGTGGCTAAATGGATTCTGACCTTTGCCATGCTGCTGGGAAGGCTGGAAATATTTACTCTACTGGTACTTTTTACCCCGGTCTTCTGGCGTTATTAAACCTAAAAGGCAACAGGTTCTAATTCAGGGATGCGCCAGCCCCAGCATGGCAACAATTTGCTTTGGCTCTCTGGCCAGCAGGTTCAGCAATACACGAGCAGGGCCGTTCGGTTTGCGGTCGCCCCGCTCCCAATGGCGAAGGGTGGGGAGTTTTACGCCTACCGCCCGAGCAAACTCTTCCTGAGTCATGTCGAGCTGCTGGCGAATATCTTTGACATCCAGCGGGGATACGTCGTGGACAATGGCACCGCTTTGTTTGCCTTTGGTGAACTCAACAGCTTCGTCAAGCCCCTGCATGATGTCGTCGAAGACGCTGTGATTTGAATCTGGTGTGTGAGCCATGGTGTTTCTCCCTTTATCTGGTACGTGTTTTCCGGATCTGAGCTTGCCTGACCAGTACTTCGGTGACTTTCCTCATCTCATGCCTTTGGGCTTTGGTGAGGTTGCCCTGTTCGTTTTTGCCGTACACCGTCAGCAGGAACAGGGGGATGCCTTCGCTGTGATAGAAGTAGATCACCCGCACACCGCCACTTTTGCCGGAGCCACCCCGCTTCTAGCGCAGTTTGCGTACCCCACCGGTTTCCCGAATCAGGTCGCCGGATTTGGGGTGACCTGCCAGACACCGGATGATGTCTTCCCGCTCGGAAATACTAAGCAGGAGTTCTGCCCGCTTCTGGTAGTGGGGCAGTTCAACAACGGTATGCATTAGATTGTAATCCTTTGGATTAGTTTCGGAAAAGTATAGCCGGTTGTAGTACGGGTACTTAGCAAAATCTCCGTAAACTTTCGACAAGGCGGGGAGTGTCACCTCAAATAAAAGACAGAAAACAGCTCTGTATAAACAGCCGGAATCAGGTGTTTCTGAATTCTGTAGCATGTCAGCAGAGCCTGATAGGGGGATTAATATGTAAGCTGTTTCAGTGTGAACTCATAAAGATAATCAATCACTTTGTTCGCCGCCTGTGCGGCTTTGATTTTGTCGCCACTACTAACGGCTTTCATAACTTCAGCATGAAGCGTAGCCGGATGTTCGGTATTGTCTTCCTTATGCTTAAACCAGAACCTGCGGGAAAGCCCTTGCAGTGGGCGCATAGCTTGACGAATATATTCGTTTCTGGAAGCGGCCACAAGTTCGTAGTGAACTTGTCTCAGATGATAGAAAAAAGACTCATCATCGTGATTGCGGGCGCATACCATGATCCCTTCTGCCAGTTTTTCCATTTGTGCTTTTTGTGTCGGCGTCGCTTTTTCTGCAGCCAGTTCTGCACAGAGCACCTCTATCGGACGACGAACCTCCAGTAGTTTCAACTGGGTTTCCATCGTTACCACCGGTATCTGAATGCCGCGTCTGGGATAGATATTAACCATCTGCTCCCAGGCCAGCTTTTGTAAAGCCTCCCTTATGGGAGTGCGTCCCATATTGAGCATTTCTCCCAGCTGCTTTTCGGAATACATGGCACCGGGTTCCAGTTGTTGAAAAATAACCATGAATTCCAGCCGGGCATAGGCGCTGTCTGTTTGTGAAAGTTCTTTCTCTGCCATTGTCCTTATCTGTACGGGGATCTGCTCGTATTGCTGTGTAATTGGGCATGATACACAGATCCGTAAATTGTCTGATTAGGCAATAACCGCAAGGTCGTATTCTTAGCGTTTTTTGATCTGAATCAGTATTCGCATATTTCATCTGGATATTATTAATGTGCAACTGATATATCACAGGTGAAGCAGGTTATCTCATCGCAATGAACGACTGGAAACTGATCAATACAATAAAAGATGGCAACGAAGAACTTACCGTACTGCGCGAAGTGGACGTTCTTGTGGTGGGCGGCGGCTCTGCTGGTGTTGCGGCAGCGACCACCTGTGGCAGAAATGGCCTGAGTACTTTGTTGATAGAAAAATACGGTTTTTGTGGCGGCTCAGCAGTGGCGGGAATGTCTGGTACTATCTGCGGTATGTATCTGGCCAGCGATGATAAAGACAAAGCTCCGGAACAGGTGGTATTTGGCTTTACCGAAGAGTTTCGTCAGGCACTCCTCCAGCGTGGCGGTCTGACTGAGCCACAGCGTTACGGCAAAACCTTCACTGCTACCCATGACCCACTGGTATGGCGTGAAGTAGCTGACGACTTTCTGATGGAAGCCGGTGTCGAAGTGCTGTATCACACCGCCGTCTCCGGTGTCGTGATGGAAGGCGATACTTATACTGGCGTGGTCGTAGAATCCAATGCCGGACAGAGCCTGATTAAAGCTAAACGCATTATTGATGCCAGTGGTGATGCTGCGGTGGTAGCCAGAGCCGGTGGTGAATACTTCTTTGGCGATAACGGTGTTATTCAGAACCCGACCATGTTCTTCCGCATCGGCGGTGTGGATATGGACACTTATCTGGAGTTTTACGGCGAAGACACTATCTGCCCAACCAAAGTGACAGAAAAAATTCTGGAGCTTAATGCTTCCGGTGAGTATGAACTACCCCGCCATAAAATCTGGATTTTTCCAACCTCCCGTCCAAACGAACTGATGGTCAATGCGACCCGCCTGGCCGGTCAGGATGGTCGGGTGCTGAATGTGATTGATCCGGTTGATTTCTCTGAATCTGAAATCTTCGGACGTAAACAGGTTCGTGAATACGCCCGCTTCCTGAAGAGTTTTGTTCCCGGCTGCGAAGAAAGCTATGTGGTCGATACCGGGGTAGAAGTCGGTATCCGTCAGACCCGTTCTATCGAAGGCGTTGACAAACTGAGCAACGAGGATGTGGTCAGCTGCCGTAAACGTCCGGACAGTATTTGCCGCAGCCCGTGGCCAATCGAACTGCATTCCGGTACCAAGCCAAAACTGCACTGGTTACTGGAAGACTGGTATGACGTTCCTTACAACACTCTGCTGCCAAAGGCCGGTGAAAACATCATCGTAGCAGGACGTTGCCTGTCCGCAGAACATGAAGCCCTGGCTTCTGCCCGGGTAACAGCCCAGACCTTTGAATACGGTCACGCTGCCGGACAGGCTGTTACTCTCTCACTGAAAAACAATCTCAGCCTGCGGGAGATAAGCGGAGAGGAAGTACGTACCTGCATGGTTACCGCCGGTAGCTGCATTTAATAATTTCTAAGACCAGTCTCCTTGCCTGCCGCCAGACTCTTTGCAGCAGGCAAGGGTATATCTCACCATACCGGAGCCATTCATGAGTCACAGCATGACTGATACGATGGAAGCCAGCTCTTCAGGCTTCCTGTCTAAGTTCGACAATCTTGATCACCGCCTTTTTTGGCCAGCTATTGGCTTTACCTTTCTGATACTGCTTTCTGCGGTGCTGTTTCCGGAAGGAACAAACACCTTCGCCAATACAGGCATGAAGTGGATTACCAATGAGTTCGGCTGGTTTATCCAGCTGGCTGGTTTTGCCTGTCTGGCTGTTCTTCTGTGGCTGGCATTCAGTCGTTTTGGCTCTATAAAACTGGGGGCGGAGTCTGATACACCTGAATTTTCAGATTCTTCTTATGCTTATATGATTTTCACTGCCGGTGTTGGTGCGGCGTTGATTTTCTGGGCTGTTGGCGAACCCATGTATTACATGCAAAGCCCACCCATGTTTTCGGAAGTAGGGTCAGTTGAAGCTTCCCAATGGCTTATTACTTTTACTTTGTTTCACTGGGGACCTATTGGTTGGGCAATTTTCTGCCTGCCTGCTGTACCTTTTGCTTATTACCTGCACAAGAAGAAAAAGCGTAACCTGCGTTTAAGTAACGTGCTGGAAGATGTTATTGGCAAAAAGAACGCCAATGGTACTGTTGGTTACATCATTAATATTATCGCCATCTTCGGCACCCTTGGTGCATTCTCGACCTCTATGGGGTTAACTGTCGGTCTTATTGGTGCAGGCATCAATAAGTTAACCGGCATACCGAACGACATTGTTCTGCAAGTTGGTTTGATAGCCGCCTTCATTATCTTCTATGCCTTTGTTATGTTTGCCGGTATGAAGAAAGGCGTTGCAAAACTCGCTAATGCTTGTGTCTATGCAGCGTTTATTCTGGGCTTATTTGTTCTTATCTCCGGCCCAACCGCATTTATCTTCTCTTATTTCTTTGATAGTGCCGGAGTAATGTTCAATAACTTCATCCGTATGAGCTTCTGGTCTGACCCTGTACAGAAATCTGGTTTTCCACAAGCCTGGACCATGTATTACTGGGCCTGGTACTTCGCTTACCTGGTAATGATGGGGGTTTTCCTGGCGCGGATCTCTAAAGGCCGCACTATTAGACAACTGGTACTGACCACCATTACCTGTGGTTCTGCAGGTGCAGCATTCTTTATTGCAATCTTCGGTAGCTACTCCGTACACAGCGAAATTAATGGCATCCTTCCTGTTCTGGAATGGATGAATGAGTTCGGTGTATCCATGGCGGTTGTTGAAACTATTAATGCTTTGCCAATGGGTTCCATCATTCTGGTTGTATTCCTGTTTGTAGAGTTCTTCCTGATGTCCACCACCATGACATCAACCGCTGTTTCCATGTCCATGATGACCACAAAAGAGTTGGATGCAGACAGTGACCCGGATGCTTCTGTTCGTATGATCTGGGCGCTTGGTATTGGTGCAGTTTCCATGGCTGCATTCTTTATGGGAGGCAGCATCGACACCATCAAGTCCATGTGCATCATCGTTGGTTTGCCCATGATCGCTCTGTACATCCTGATGATGATTTGCCTGAAGAAGTGGATTAAGCAAGACCACCCCGAATTGATGGCGAAATAATTCGCTCCCTGAATTTTAAAAGCGGGCACCAGTTGCTGAACTGCTGAACTCTGGTAACTGGTGCAAACGGCTTCCTTTTATTCTGAGAACTCATGAGCAAAATCACAAAACTAGAAGTGCTACCCGTTTCTTTAAAAAGCACAAACTGGGATCAGAGCACTGTTGTTATAAAAATTACCGATGAAAACGGTGTTACCGGTATTGGTGAAGCAGACGGCCCAACGGAGACAATTCAAGCCTATATTAATCAGGACACAGCGCATTGCTGGAGTCAGAATTTCACTGAGATGCTGATAGGGCGTGATCCGCTGGAGCTGACAGCCAACTGGGATTACATGTATAACGGCACTATCTGGCAGGGAGCGCGTGGTCTGGGGCTGTTTGCCATTTCCGGCATTGATATGGCCTTATACGACCTGGCTGGCAAGCAGGTAAACAAGCCTGCTTACAAATTACTGGGTGGTGCGCAGCGGGATGAACTGACCCCATACTTTACTCTTTATCCTTCCTATAGCAGTGACAAGCCTCTGTTCGAGCAGATGTCTGAGTGGGAAGAGCTGATGGGCAAAGCTCAGGATATGGGAGCTAAGGCTTTCAAACTGGCTATCTTTGCTAAAGATGTCAGCGATAGTAAGTTGATAAAGTTCATCAAAAAATGCCGTGAGTTTGCCGGGGATGATGTCGATATGATGGTTGATTTCCTTTATCGGTGGCGTGACCCTTATGCCGCTTCGAACACTCTGAACAAACTGCAAGATGTGGATCTGTATTTTGCAGAAGCAGTTCTGCAACACGACCACATGCAAGCCCACCGCATTCTTGCTGAAAACACGACTACCCGCATCTGCGGTGCCGAAATGGCAACCACCCGCTGGGAGTGCAAACAGTGGATTGAAGAAGCTAAAGTTGCCATCCTGCAACCCGACCTGAACCGTGCCGGCGGTTTAACAGAACTGCGTCGTATTGCGGACATGGGGGAACTATATGGTGTGCAGGTTATGCCCCATGGCTGGAAGACCGGTATCTCCGCTGCGGCAGGTTGCCACTTCCAGGCAGCAGCCAAAGATGCGACCTACTTTGAGTTTCTGCATCCGGAACTGTATGACGGCCCTTTGCGCCAGCATCTGGTAACTCCGGAGCCTGAAGTTGTCGATGGACACTTTGTTCTTCCGGACGCTCCGGGTCTGGGCATTGAACTAAATGAAGATTTCATTAATACCCTTCATTAATTAAGGGACAGAAAAGTTGAGGCCTCGCCCCCCATGCAGAAGGCTATCTCTTTATCACAAATCCTAATCTGGACTTATCCTTTTCAGTGATGAGTCCAGATCATGTTCCTCCTGAACAACGGGCGGGATATTCGACAGACTGAATACCGTCATCTGTATGATCTGTCTCGCTTCCCCCTTCTTCCGACAGGCTCAGGATAAAAGGAATACATGGTATTTACTTAATTGCCGCTCCCTAAGTTTATCAGGCTCCGAACCGATAAAAATCATACGTATTAACTAAGCGGTTTATCAAATGCCCATTACCTCCAAACCGCCATTCACCCGTCCACCTTATTCATCAGATACTGATCACCTTTCACCCGGCAGACACACTGACGAAAGGGTAAGAAAAACAGCTGAACCCTCAGGGTTATCAACTGCGGGGGGGGAAGCTGGTAAACACACACCTCTGAGGGCGAGGAATATAAGACCTGTCGCCGCCTCTCCCACCGTTAACGCCAGGGCTGTTGCCAAAGCAAACTATATACAGCAGTTACGTAAAACCAGTGTCCTGCAGGCTCAGGCCAGTCTGGTCAATCACATCCCTGCATTAAAAAGGCTGGGGGCCGACCCTGCCGGTATTCCGGCTAACCTCGGTTTTTCTATTTCTTATAACGATAAAGGAACACTTATCAGTGTGGTGCCGCCCGATGAACGTTTAAGGGCGAATCCACAAAAATACAATGAGATAAAAACCAGACTGATAAGAAAACTGGAGCAGATTGAAAACCAGTACAAAGGCGCTAAAAAACAGGATCTATTCAATAAAACTGCTACCGCAGAAGAACAGTTAAGAACCAGCAAAGAGGCTTTAAGCGAAACAGGGGCTTCAATGCCTGTTGTTGATTACAGGCAGTTTATGATTCCTCTTGGCTCAATGGTAAGCCGGCCAGCCCCACCTTCTAATCCAGGTGAAGCCGCAGCAGCCAGACGACCCGGTGAGTTTATGCTTGAGAGGGAAAGACGAAGGCATGACGCACCAGTACCAACAGGCTCAGGAGTTTCGGGTGGTTTTAAACTGGATCAGTCTGATGTTGACAGAGTTCGCTTTATCTCACCAGGAGAGTCGAATTTGCTGGAAACCGCATCCTCATCATCATACCGTTTACTGA is from Endozoicomonas gorgoniicola and encodes:
- the rsmB gene encoding 16S rRNA (cytosine(967)-C(5))-methyltransferase RsmB, encoding MARKSSVRLAAATAVTRVVSGESLSQVLPDLQETLPKKDQALLAELCYGTLRYYFRLSAWLNKLVDKPLKKKEQVIHSLILVGLYQLFYTRIPAHAAIGETVQVTRSMGKAWARGLVNGVLRNAQRNSDELNDLDDQDSDHFDEICANAHPAWLIGKLKKGWPEHWQGILKANNSQPPMTLRVNQKHLSRDRYLKKLLDHCIQASPSTTAPQAITLAKPVPVDELPGFAEGWVSVQDESAQLAGVLIDTKSGEKVLDACCAPGGKTCHLLELNDGIKLDALDVDNKRLARVQENLDRIGLSARLMHGDGTQPEQWWDNQLYDHILLDAPCSATGVIRRHPDIKLLRQPEDIDALARLQQRILNTMWTLLKPGGTLLYATCSVMPAENSKQVEAFLSSHPDACLQTIEGHWGHDTGFGRQIFPGSGDGFFYSLIKKQAQGS
- the trkA gene encoding Trk system potassium transporter TrkA, which produces MKIIILGAGQVGGTLAENLASEENDITVVDTNGERLRELQDRIDIRTIQGMASFPSVLKQAGADEADMLVAVTNSDEVNMISCQIAYTMFHTPAKIARIRQAAYLSRDNLFGDDALPVDVLISPEQVVTNYIRRLLERPGALQVLDFAGGRAQLVAMKAYYGGPLVGQELRYLKEHMPNVESRVAAIFRRGQPIMPKGTTVLEADDEVFFIADRRHIRDVMSEMQRLDDDYKRIIIAGGGNIGLRLAQSAENDYKVKIIERSMSRCQFLSETLTKAMVFNGNASDKELLIAENIEETDVFCALTNDDEANVMAAMLAKRLGARKVMALINNPAYVDLVQGGEIDIALSPQLATIGSLLKHVRKGDVVNVHSLRRGAAEAMEAIAHGDESSSKVVGRTVQEVELPPGTTIGAIVRNDEVLIAHDTTRIESGDHIILFLTNKKRIHEVERLFQVGLGFF
- a CDS encoding TrkH family potassium uptake protein, whose translation is MQFTVVLPVLGFLLMVFSLSNIPPMIVALIYGETEISIFTFTFFLTLLGGLSMWLPYRKIQGNMRIRDGFVITVLFWLVLGLVGSLPFLMMKVPSLSVTDAIFESMSGLTTTGATILTGLDDMPRSILFYRQQLQWFGGMGIIVLAVAIMPMLGIGGMQLYRTETPGPVKDTKLTPRIKETAKALWKLYVALTVTCAIGYKLAGMDWFDAISHSFSTVAIGGFSTHDASIGYFQSPLINGMTTVFMFVAGINFALHFFAWRNKTLSHYPGDSETKGYVLILLTVALITVLTLYLSDTYSLWKAVEYGVFEVVSIATTTGYSSAGFSIWPTFLPLLLFINSFVGGCSGSTAGGMKVVRIMLIFKQGIRELHRLVHPNAIITIKLGGQPVHSRTGEAVWGFFATYVFLLVVMFLLLMATGLDIVTAFSTVASCMNNLGPALGEAAGNYESLPDVAKWILTFAMLLGRLEIFTLLVLFTPVFWRY
- the nadS gene encoding NadS family protein, with amino-acid sequence MAHTPDSNHSVFDDIMQGLDEAVEFTKGKQSGAIVHDVSPLDVKDIRQQLDMTQEEFARAVGVKLPTLRHWERGDRKPNGPARVLLNLLAREPKQIVAMLGLAHP
- a CDS encoding GntR family transcriptional regulator — encoded protein: MAEKELSQTDSAYARLEFMVIFQQLEPGAMYSEKQLGEMLNMGRTPIREALQKLAWEQMVNIYPRRGIQIPVVTMETQLKLLEVRRPIEVLCAELAAEKATPTQKAQMEKLAEGIMVCARNHDDESFFYHLRQVHYELVAASRNEYIRQAMRPLQGLSRRFWFKHKEDNTEHPATLHAEVMKAVSSGDKIKAAQAANKVIDYLYEFTLKQLTY
- a CDS encoding FAD-dependent oxidoreductase; translation: MNDWKLINTIKDGNEELTVLREVDVLVVGGGSAGVAAATTCGRNGLSTLLIEKYGFCGGSAVAGMSGTICGMYLASDDKDKAPEQVVFGFTEEFRQALLQRGGLTEPQRYGKTFTATHDPLVWREVADDFLMEAGVEVLYHTAVSGVVMEGDTYTGVVVESNAGQSLIKAKRIIDASGDAAVVARAGGEYFFGDNGVIQNPTMFFRIGGVDMDTYLEFYGEDTICPTKVTEKILELNASGEYELPRHKIWIFPTSRPNELMVNATRLAGQDGRVLNVIDPVDFSESEIFGRKQVREYARFLKSFVPGCEESYVVDTGVEVGIRQTRSIEGVDKLSNEDVVSCRKRPDSICRSPWPIELHSGTKPKLHWLLEDWYDVPYNTLLPKAGENIIVAGRCLSAEHEALASARVTAQTFEYGHAAGQAVTLSLKNNLSLREISGEEVRTCMVTAGSCI
- a CDS encoding BCCT family transporter; its protein translation is MSHSMTDTMEASSSGFLSKFDNLDHRLFWPAIGFTFLILLSAVLFPEGTNTFANTGMKWITNEFGWFIQLAGFACLAVLLWLAFSRFGSIKLGAESDTPEFSDSSYAYMIFTAGVGAALIFWAVGEPMYYMQSPPMFSEVGSVEASQWLITFTLFHWGPIGWAIFCLPAVPFAYYLHKKKKRNLRLSNVLEDVIGKKNANGTVGYIINIIAIFGTLGAFSTSMGLTVGLIGAGINKLTGIPNDIVLQVGLIAAFIIFYAFVMFAGMKKGVAKLANACVYAAFILGLFVLISGPTAFIFSYFFDSAGVMFNNFIRMSFWSDPVQKSGFPQAWTMYYWAWYFAYLVMMGVFLARISKGRTIRQLVLTTITCGSAGAAFFIAIFGSYSVHSEINGILPVLEWMNEFGVSMAVVETINALPMGSIILVVFLFVEFFLMSTTMTSTAVSMSMMTTKELDADSDPDASVRMIWALGIGAVSMAAFFMGGSIDTIKSMCIIVGLPMIALYILMMICLKKWIKQDHPELMAK
- a CDS encoding mandelate racemase/muconate lactonizing enzyme family protein, translating into MSKITKLEVLPVSLKSTNWDQSTVVIKITDENGVTGIGEADGPTETIQAYINQDTAHCWSQNFTEMLIGRDPLELTANWDYMYNGTIWQGARGLGLFAISGIDMALYDLAGKQVNKPAYKLLGGAQRDELTPYFTLYPSYSSDKPLFEQMSEWEELMGKAQDMGAKAFKLAIFAKDVSDSKLIKFIKKCREFAGDDVDMMVDFLYRWRDPYAASNTLNKLQDVDLYFAEAVLQHDHMQAHRILAENTTTRICGAEMATTRWECKQWIEEAKVAILQPDLNRAGGLTELRRIADMGELYGVQVMPHGWKTGISAAAGCHFQAAAKDATYFEFLHPELYDGPLRQHLVTPEPEVVDGHFVLPDAPGLGIELNEDFINTLH